The Agarilytica rhodophyticola genome has a window encoding:
- a CDS encoding proton-conducting transporter membrane subunit → MSSELLLLLSLFLPLVAAFLIALTGKSPNVRESVTLVASVLLLVVVTALYRRFLAGEVIAYEWLQILPGLAIKFRLESLGVLFSLVASFLWVITSVYGIGYMRGNNEKNQTRFFMLFPVAIAAALAIAFAGNLLTLFIFYEVMTLSTFPLVTHKGNDNAVKSGRIYLGVLIGSSIGLLLPAIIWVWSITGTTDFIAGGILLGKLDGTLLTVLALLFVLGIGKAAVMPVHRWLPAAMVAPTPVSALLHAVAVVKAGVFSVVKVVVYIFGIDHLRSAPHIEWVLYLAFFTVVMSSVIALRQDNLKKRLAYSTISQLSYVVMAALLLAPISIVGAAMHIAAHAFGKITLFFAAGSIYTASKKTEISQLDGIGHRMPFTMVAFTIGALSMIGLPPAVGFISKWYILMGAFEAEQMLAVGVILLSTLLNTAYFIPIVYRAFFVNEAGDNKDHGEAPVAIVAALSMTALLTMVLFLYPEIPYNLASMIQVR, encoded by the coding sequence ATGAGCAGTGAATTGCTATTGCTACTCAGTTTATTTTTGCCCTTAGTGGCGGCCTTTTTAATTGCGCTTACTGGGAAGTCGCCCAATGTTCGTGAATCTGTCACTTTAGTGGCCAGTGTACTGTTATTGGTTGTTGTCACCGCTTTATATCGTCGATTCTTAGCCGGGGAGGTCATTGCTTATGAATGGCTGCAGATTTTACCCGGTTTGGCAATTAAGTTTCGCCTGGAAAGTCTAGGAGTATTATTTTCTCTTGTCGCCAGCTTCCTTTGGGTGATTACTAGCGTCTATGGTATCGGGTATATGCGTGGTAACAATGAGAAGAATCAGACGCGCTTCTTCATGCTCTTCCCAGTTGCCATTGCCGCTGCTCTTGCTATTGCCTTTGCTGGTAATTTGCTGACCTTATTTATTTTTTATGAGGTTATGACGCTTTCTACTTTTCCCCTCGTGACTCATAAAGGGAATGATAATGCGGTTAAATCCGGACGTATTTATCTCGGTGTGTTGATAGGCTCTTCTATTGGTTTACTGCTGCCGGCCATTATTTGGGTATGGTCGATTACTGGCACCACAGACTTTATCGCCGGAGGTATTCTGCTAGGTAAGCTCGATGGTACCTTGCTTACGGTGTTGGCTTTACTGTTTGTATTGGGAATCGGCAAGGCGGCGGTTATGCCAGTGCACCGATGGCTGCCCGCGGCCATGGTGGCACCGACACCGGTAAGTGCTTTGCTGCACGCAGTTGCCGTGGTGAAAGCTGGGGTGTTCAGTGTCGTTAAAGTGGTGGTCTATATTTTTGGTATCGACCATTTGCGCTCAGCTCCCCATATCGAGTGGGTATTATACTTGGCGTTTTTCACCGTAGTGATGAGTTCGGTGATTGCTCTGAGACAAGATAATCTTAAAAAACGTTTGGCGTATTCTACTATTAGCCAGTTATCGTATGTTGTGATGGCAGCCTTGCTACTGGCTCCTATCTCCATAGTCGGGGCGGCAATGCATATCGCAGCCCATGCATTTGGCAAAATCACACTATTCTTTGCTGCAGGTTCTATTTACACCGCGTCGAAGAAAACGGAAATTAGTCAGCTCGATGGTATAGGTCATCGTATGCCTTTTACCATGGTGGCCTTCACCATTGGCGCACTTTCCATGATAGGTCTGCCTCCTGCAGTGGGGTTTATCTCCAAATGGTATATCTTAATGGGGGCTTTTGAAGCCGAGCAAATGCTGGCCGTTGGCGTTATTTTGCTATCTACATTGCTCAATACTGCTTATTTTATTCCGATTGTTTACCGCGCCTTTTTTGTTAACGAGGCCGGCGATAATAAAGATCATGGAGAAGCTCCAGTGGCTATTGTCGCGGCATTATCGATGACAGCACTGCTGACTATGGTCTTATTTCTATACCCTGAAATTCCCTATAATTTAGCCAGCATGATTCAAGTGAGGTAG